GGTAGTCACGAATCTCTTCAACCGCATCGCGAGCCTCAACCTGGAGCATCTGGTGCTGTTCGGTTTCACCTTGAAGCTGGGACTGACGCTCTTCAAAATTTTGCCGCCGCTGCGATATCTCCAGTTGCTCGGCCAGAAGCTGCTGCTTTTCATCGTTTAGTTGTGATGCCTCAAAAGCGAGCAATTCAAGCCGCTCACGAATTCTCAACTGCTCATGATTCAAGCGATCTGTGTCTTTTTGCAGTTCCAACCTCGTTAACGCCTGCTGCTGAAGGAGAAGGTCAAGTTGGCGCAGAGCCGCTTCGAGCTCGTCCCTCTGCTGCTGTTGCTCATAAACCTTCTGCTGCTGCAAGGCAAGCTGACGCTCCAACTCGACCACCCGAACCTCAAGCTCGCCAATTTCACGCTTTTTGCGTAGAAGGCCAGCGCCCGCCATGGTTGTTGCACCACCAGACAGATCTCCTCTCCACCCCAGGCAACGCCCAACAGAATCGATCAGCAAAGTTCCCGGCAACAGAGCGTCTTGCAAATGTACCATCACATCATCGACCAGATAACAGCCAGCAAGCAGCGACACAACGAAACCCTCATATCCCGGCAGAGGTTCCACCAGTTCAATCAGGGGGCGTCCGAACCCAAGTGACCCGACCGCAACCTCGGCGACAGGGTACAGCAATGCGGCTCTCGCTTCACAGCGCGTCAAGGCGGCCAGCAGATCGCGGGCCTGAACAAGGTCCTGAACCGGGACGGCTTGAAGCCGTTCTCCCAATGCGATTTCGATCAGGGTTTCGTAAGCAGGATCCGCTTGCAACAGATCCGCAGCCATCCTTTGAGGCAGCTCTGGTTGCGCACCGAATAAGGCCTGTACCCCCTCAGCATAACCGTCGAGATTTCGCTCCAACTCTTCCAGAGACTCAAGTCTTGACCGCTGTTTTTCCAGCACCTGGCGTTTTTCGAGCAATTCCCCCTCTAGGGAAAGCTGTTCCCCTTTGAGTTGCAAAATCGTTTCCGCCAGCTGTTCGCGACTTTCCTGCTGAACCGCTTCTAACTCAGCCAGGTCAATCGCCGCCGCCGAAACGGAGGCCAGTTTTAATTCGAGAGCGGAAAGCTCCTCTTGTTGTCCCAGTGCTTCACGTTGATTGCGAGACTGACGCTCACCTTCGGAAGTCAGGCGCCGCACAATTTCTTCCTGTCGATTTGCCAACCGTCCCGCATCCGACAGCAGCCCCATCAGCTCACGTCGCTGTATCTCGATCCGCGTTGCAAGTTCCTGTTCAGTCGCCAGTCGTTGCTGCAGAACCTCCTGCTGGATTTCAACAGCTTCAGTGGTATTTTCAAGTTCACTGCTGATCTGACGGGACGAGCGCTCAAGCTCTTCGGATTCCGCCTCAAGCTGGGACAGGCGTTCGTCGATTTGATGTTGTTCAGCCTCCATCCCTAACGCTTGTTCACGCAAGCTGGCCGCCTGTCGTCCGGCCAGAACAATCTCTGTCTCGACACGCTGCACTTCAGCGCCTAATGAATAATCTTGCTCCTGCTTACGACTCAGCTCATCCTCGACTCTCAGTAGTTGCAACCGTTTTTCTTCCAGGTTCAACTCCCCCGCTTCGAGGCGCGACTCTGCTCCACCCAGTTGTTCAATCTGGCCCGCGAGCCCTTCTTCGAGTTTGTGCAATTCCGCCTGCAGCACCTTAAAGCGGTTTCCCGCCATACAGATTTCAATCCGCTTGGCCTCACCGCGTAGCTCACGATAACGCTCTGCCTGTTGGGCCTGGCGTTTTAAACTGCCCGTTTGACGGCGAACCTCGGAGATAATATCTCCCAATCGCACCAGGTTCTGCCGGGTCGCGTCCATTTTTCGTTCAGCTGTCTTCTTGCGCGATTTGAACTTGGTTACCCCGGCGGCCTCTTCTATCAATGCGCGACGCTCTTCGGGGCGCGCGCTGACAAGCATACCGATTTTCCCCTGTTCGATGATCGAGTAGGCACGTGCACCTACACCGGTATCCATAAAGAGTTCGGTAATATCGAGCAGACGACAGGGGGTTTTATTGATCAGATATTCGCTCTCACCGTTGCGGTAGAGACGACGGGTGACCATGATTTCGGCGTAATCACGATAATTTTCGGGACAGAGCTTGGCGCTGTTATCAAAAATGATCGACACTTCGGCCATACCATGCGGCCTGCGCGATTCGCTCCCGCCGAAGATGATATCCTCCATCGCACGGCCACGCAGATTCCGCGCATTCTGCTCCCCCATTGCCCAACGGATGGCATCGACAATATTGCTTTTACCACATCCGTTCGGCCCAACAACTCCGGTGACGGGTTGCTGGAAATCGAGCGACACCTTGTCGACAAAAGATTTAAACCCCAGAATGTCAACCCGCTTGATGTTCATACGTTCCAGAATCCGTTTATTCCGTGGAAACCCTCTTCACCAGGATCCGCCAATCAGAGTTTGAGCAAAAGGTTTGCCATGGTATCAGCAGGCGCCGGTGGTGTAAAGAATCTATCCAGGCTACCCAGTCACTATGTTCAGCACTTGTGGCGCCCAGAAATAACCGTTATGATTCTCTTTTTCCCATAATCTCAAGCCGTCTGCTTTTCCACAAGGCAGACCCCCGGAAGCCCAAGATGATCAGACCTGCCCGCCAACACAGAAGCCCTTTAATCAGTCTCCTGATTTTTGTGTTCGTGTTGTCCGCGATCTTGATAGTGGTGGCTTTACTACGGCTTGATCTCGGTTCCTATAAACAACAACTGGCAGAACGTCTCGGGAATGCCCTGAAAATGCCGGTCACGCTAGGTGACGCAAATCTCAGCTTCCATGGCGGTATCGCGCTCGATTTTCGTAATTTGCAGATCGGTAACGATGAAAAATTTCGTCTGGATGTGCCAAAATTCACAGCCCTGGTCAAACCCTGGGAACTGCTTCGTGGCGAAATAATTATCGAGCAGATTCATATCGACGCACCGCGCCTTGCCATCAGCCTGCCCCTCAAGCTCCGCGATTCGGCCTTTAATCTCGACAATCTGGGGCTTAAAACCCTGCAGATTCGCAACGGTACCCTGCAAATCACCCCCGAATCGACCTCGGATCCGTTAAGCCTGAACGATTTCAATCTGGTTTATCATGGCCCCGGCAAAAAAAGAATTAGTCAACTGGCAATTGCTACGACCTTGCAACACAAGGGACAAACCTCTGCATTGAGCGCGTTTTTAGAGCTGTCCCATGACCAACCAGACCAACCCTGGAGGCAAGGAAACCTGAGTGGAAATATAACGCTGCGTAACCTCAGTACCCCCGACTTCGCACCGTTGAAATTCGCCTCACTCCCCCGAATGTTCGACCTGACCCTTGGGGTCAAGGGGATTCCCGCTGACGGCGTTCAACTTGACGCCGCGCTGACTGGCAACCAAAAGACCAAGGCCCTAGCCAACCTTTCTGCGAATTGGCAATCAACGGCAACCACGGACACCCTGAGGAATCTGCGCCTTGAGATGTTGGGGATTCCTCTCACCGGTGACCTTTTATTGAGCAGAAAGGGAGACGAACCTCATCTTAGCGGTCGCCTTGGCGCCAGTAATCTGGACCTGAACCCCATACTCAGCGGCCCCGTACCAAGCCTGACCAATCTTGCGGGACGACTTGAGACCCTTGAAGTAATCCTGAACGGTCCTCTGCATCCCACGGCTGACAACCCCTGGTCCCCGCTATACAGTGGCACTCTGAAACTCGACAAACTGGCCTATCCCCTTGGTACCACCAGCATCTCTAATGCCAGCCTGCTGCTTGAACTACAGAACGCGCGCCTCAGCTTAAAGGCAGGCCATGCCATGCTGGCAAAGACCCCATTCACCTTCAGCGGAACCTCCGGCCCGCTTCAGCAACACCCGCTTGAAATCAGTTTTGCGTTGACCGGCTCGGCGGATCTGGCTCAACTTCAGCAAGAATCACCTTCAACATTCCTCAAACGACAAAAATTGACCGGCAAAATGCCTTTTACGCTAGCTCTTACAGGCTCGTCAGAAAAGCTGGAAACCAACCTGACCCTTGATTTAACCGATACGGATTTAAGCATCTCCAAGCTGCTCGAAAAGAAAGCCGGTACGCCCTTTCATCTCGACCTCAAAGGACAGTTGACCCCACAGCAAATGACCATCTCCCAGGCAAACATCCGCCTGGCACAAAGCCGGATTCAACTCACCGGACAGTTTACCCAATCAGAGCAAAACTGGTCCGGCGCACTGCAACTGGCCCCACTTGAGCTTAAACCTCTACAGGCGGTTTCACCCCTCTTTAAAGACCTGCAACTGCACGGTAAGGCAAACGGTGACCTGGTACTCACTCCGGCAGACTGGCATGGCCGAATCAGCCTGCTTGAGGCGGGCGCCCATCTGACCCATATTATCGGCGATCTTAATCAGACCCAGGGCACGTTCACGCTTAACCGAGAAGGTATTGCCTTTGACAAGATCTCCACCCGACTCGGCGAATCACCGCTCCGTGTCAGTGGCGGCTTGAAAAACTGGGAAGCACCCCTGATCAGCCTGCATGTCACCGGTAAAGAGTTACGGGCACAGGATCTTGTTTTCACCAACCCTGACATGAAGTTACAAAATTTAGACGGTCAACTATGGATCAACGCAGGCGGAATCACCTTTGACCCGGTCGATGTCACAGTTGAAAACCGAACCACCGTCAGGGTTTCCGGCCAGTTGCGTAGCTATCATGACCCACAGACCTATCTCGAGATACAATCTGACGATGCAGACATCCTTGATGTTATTCGCCTTTTTACCGGGCATAAAGCGAATCAGGGTCCCAATCTCAGCGAGAGCCACGCCTCCCTTAAAATTAAAGCCATAGTAAAAAAGGGGCGACTTGGGAGTCTCTACTTCGAAAATGCTGAAGGAACAATTATCGATCGTAACAACATCTTTACCCTGTACCCCCTAAGCGTCCATTTCGGGAAAGGACGGGCAACAGGGCGCGTTGAACTCGACGGGACACGCAATCATTTATTGAAGGTATCTGGTCAAGCCCAACACTGTGATGCCGACCGGGTTTATGAAATGTTGTTCGAAAAGAAAGGAATTTTCCGTGGCACCCTGAGCGGAGACTTTTACCTTGAGGGAGAACAGGTCGGCGAGCAATTCTGGAAAACGTCCCATGGCGGTGGGCATCTACAAATCAAGGATGGTGCCATGCGTGAACTGAATGGCTTCGCCAAAATTTTCAGCCTGCTCAATGTTGCACAACTCTTTAAGTTCAGCCTGCCAGATATGGACAAAGAAGGCCTGCCCCTCTCATTGCTTGAAACCAGCGCGCGCATGACAGACGGAATACTCCACTTTGATGATTTCCACATTACCAGCCCAGCGATCAATATTTCAGCCGTTGGCCAGCTCAACACCCTGACAAAAACCATCGACTGCACTCTGGGGATCAAGCCGTTACGCACGATCGATATTATTCTCAGCAATGTACCCCTTTTCGGCTGGGTTTTGACCGGGGATGAAGAAGCCCTTATCACCGCACTGTTTACCCTAAAGGGCCCAATCGACAACCCCAACGTCAGCGCGGCACCGGCGTCTTCAATAGCAAATACTGCTCTGGGGATCATTGGGCGAACACTGGGATTACCCTTGAGAATGTTACAGAAAACCGGAAAGTTTCTCACCAACCCACCACGGCCAAAAACTGAATCTCCCGCGCCCTTAGACAATGGGGGGCAACAGCAATGAACCGTTCAGGCCTTATCTCCGATATAAACCGTCGCAATCCCGAAAGTCAGGTCAATAAAGGTACTGTCAACAAAACCGGCAGAGGTCATCATCGCACTAAAATTTTCCTGAGAAGGGAACTCAAGGACCGAATCGGGGAGGTACTGATAGGCGCTACGCTGAGAAAACAGACCGCCTATCGTCGGCAACAAGTGACGAAAATAAAAATAATACAGGCGACGAAACATCCGGCTACGTGGATTTGAAAACTCAAGAATTACCGCACGACCACCCGGC
Above is a genomic segment from Geopsychrobacter electrodiphilus DSM 16401 containing:
- the smc gene encoding chromosome segregation protein SMC → MNIKRVDILGFKSFVDKVSLDFQQPVTGVVGPNGCGKSNIVDAIRWAMGEQNARNLRGRAMEDIIFGGSESRRPHGMAEVSIIFDNSAKLCPENYRDYAEIMVTRRLYRNGESEYLINKTPCRLLDITELFMDTGVGARAYSIIEQGKIGMLVSARPEERRALIEEAAGVTKFKSRKKTAERKMDATRQNLVRLGDIISEVRRQTGSLKRQAQQAERYRELRGEAKRIEICMAGNRFKVLQAELHKLEEGLAGQIEQLGGAESRLEAGELNLEEKRLQLLRVEDELSRKQEQDYSLGAEVQRVETEIVLAGRQAASLREQALGMEAEQHQIDERLSQLEAESEELERSSRQISSELENTTEAVEIQQEVLQQRLATEQELATRIEIQRRELMGLLSDAGRLANRQEEIVRRLTSEGERQSRNQREALGQQEELSALELKLASVSAAAIDLAELEAVQQESREQLAETILQLKGEQLSLEGELLEKRQVLEKQRSRLESLEELERNLDGYAEGVQALFGAQPELPQRMAADLLQADPAYETLIEIALGERLQAVPVQDLVQARDLLAALTRCEARAALLYPVAEVAVGSLGFGRPLIELVEPLPGYEGFVVSLLAGCYLVDDVMVHLQDALLPGTLLIDSVGRCLGWRGDLSGGATTMAGAGLLRKKREIGELEVRVVELERQLALQQQKVYEQQQQRDELEAALRQLDLLLQQQALTRLELQKDTDRLNHEQLRIRERLELLAFEASQLNDEKQQLLAEQLEISQRRQNFEERQSQLQGETEQHQMLQVEARDAVEEIRDYLTVLKVRLAEFRQQHEGGQAARQRLAENRTEYQQRLALLAARTTDGVAQAAQLLQTEEKYRVELGLLIARREAIQLDVRRARELFENGRAILEQQHENYRLLRTEVEKMRREVSQQQLRQKELTGEIDHLLGGVAEKFDVDLTEHQVAEADDEELERLRLQVLQLQQKIALLGEVNLTAIDEYRELEARYEFLGRQRDDLNQSLDDLQKAISKINRTTRRRFKETFDLVNEQFKLVFPRLFRGGQAELRLTDEEDLLETGIDIIVQPPGKRLQSVNLLSGGEKALTAVAIIFSIFLIKPTPFCLLDEVDAPLDDANIDRFAEMVAEMSTNSQFIIITHSKRTMAAADIMHGITMQEPGVSKLVSVRVNDYLPESAPALS
- a CDS encoding AsmA-like C-terminal domain-containing protein, producing MIRPARQHRSPLISLLIFVFVLSAILIVVALLRLDLGSYKQQLAERLGNALKMPVTLGDANLSFHGGIALDFRNLQIGNDEKFRLDVPKFTALVKPWELLRGEIIIEQIHIDAPRLAISLPLKLRDSAFNLDNLGLKTLQIRNGTLQITPESTSDPLSLNDFNLVYHGPGKKRISQLAIATTLQHKGQTSALSAFLELSHDQPDQPWRQGNLSGNITLRNLSTPDFAPLKFASLPRMFDLTLGVKGIPADGVQLDAALTGNQKTKALANLSANWQSTATTDTLRNLRLEMLGIPLTGDLLLSRKGDEPHLSGRLGASNLDLNPILSGPVPSLTNLAGRLETLEVILNGPLHPTADNPWSPLYSGTLKLDKLAYPLGTTSISNASLLLELQNARLSLKAGHAMLAKTPFTFSGTSGPLQQHPLEISFALTGSADLAQLQQESPSTFLKRQKLTGKMPFTLALTGSSEKLETNLTLDLTDTDLSISKLLEKKAGTPFHLDLKGQLTPQQMTISQANIRLAQSRIQLTGQFTQSEQNWSGALQLAPLELKPLQAVSPLFKDLQLHGKANGDLVLTPADWHGRISLLEAGAHLTHIIGDLNQTQGTFTLNREGIAFDKISTRLGESPLRVSGGLKNWEAPLISLHVTGKELRAQDLVFTNPDMKLQNLDGQLWINAGGITFDPVDVTVENRTTVRVSGQLRSYHDPQTYLEIQSDDADILDVIRLFTGHKANQGPNLSESHASLKIKAIVKKGRLGSLYFENAEGTIIDRNNIFTLYPLSVHFGKGRATGRVELDGTRNHLLKVSGQAQHCDADRVYEMLFEKKGIFRGTLSGDFYLEGEQVGEQFWKTSHGGGHLQIKDGAMRELNGFAKIFSLLNVAQLFKFSLPDMDKEGLPLSLLETSARMTDGILHFDDFHITSPAINISAVGQLNTLTKTIDCTLGIKPLRTIDIILSNVPLFGWVLTGDEEALITALFTLKGPIDNPNVSAAPASSIANTALGIIGRTLGLPLRMLQKTGKFLTNPPRPKTESPAPLDNGGQQQ